The genomic DNA GCCTTCATCGGCATGGACTTCCTCGGCCAGATGGGCGTCGCCGCCGCGTGGGGCGTGTTCATCGCCGTCATCGTGGCGCTGACCCTGCTCCCGGCCCTGCTGGGCCTGTTCGGATCCAAGGTGTTCGCCGGCCGGGTCAAGGGCCTGCACCCGCAGGACACCGACCAGGGCGAGGGCCGCGTCGCCAACGGCCTGCGCTGGGCCAACCTGGTCAAGAAGGTCCCCGTCGTCACCCTCGTCGCGGGCGTCGCCATCCTCGGCATCCTCGCCATCCCGATGAAGGACATGAAGACCGCCCTGCCCGGCTCGGGCATGAGCGAGAAGAGCACGTCGGAGCGCCAGGCCTACGACCTCATCGCCGACGCCTGGGGCAAGGGCGCCAACGGCACCCTCCTCGTCGCGGTCGACGGTGCGGGGGCCCAGCCGAATCAGCGCCTGGGCGCCTACAAGCAGATCGTCGACCAGCTGAACAGCAACCCGGCGATCGCGCCGCTGATCGCGAACGCGCAGCTCGCGCAGCTCGCCGCGGACAACAAGGCCGCCACCATCATGGTGACGCCCAAGTCCGGGCCCAACGACGACGACACCAAGACGCTGGTGACCAAGCTCCGGAACATGGTCAACGGCGACGCCGGGACCAAGGCCCGGCTCGGCGTGGATCTCGGTGTCGCGGGAAACACCGCCATCGAGATGGACATCTCCGAGAAGCTCGGCGATGCGTTGTGGATCTACCTCGGGATCGTGATCGGGCTGGCGTTCCTGCTGCTGCTCCTGGCGTTCCGGTCGATCCTGGTGCCGCTGACCGCGGTCCTCGGCTTCCTGCTGTCGGTGGTCGCCACGTTCGGCGTGACCTCCGCGATCTTCACCGACGGTGCCCTCGGGCTCATCGACAACACGCAGCCGCTGGTCTCGTTCCTGCCGATCTTCCTGATCGGCATCGTCTTCGGCCTCGCGATGGACTACCAGGTGTTCCTCGTCTCCCGCATGCGTGAGGAGTTCGTGCACACCGGCGACGCGACGAAGTCGGTCGTGACGGGTGTGCAGTACGGCGCCCGCGTGGTGACCGCGGCCGCGATCATCATGATCTCGGTCTTCGCCTCGTTCATCCTCAACGAGCAGGTCTTCATCAAGGAGATCGGCTTCGGCCTCGCCGCCGCCGTCCTGCTGGACGCCTTCGTCGTGCGGATGGTGATCATCCCGTCGGTGATGACGCTGCTCGGCAAGTGGGCGTGGTGGCTGCCGAAGTGGCTCGACAAGATCCTGCCGAACGTCGACATCGAGGGCGAGGCCCTCGTGGCGCAGCTCGGACGCGGCGACGCGAACGCGGACACCGCCGGGTTCCCCGCGCCGATCACGGCGGAGATCCCCGTGCCCACTGAGCCGCTCGTCGCCGCCGGCCCGACGGACGTCCACGCGCGCGGCGCCGCCCGGGTGGAGCCCGCAACGGTGAACGGCCACGTCAACGGTGTCGACCGGCCCACGACCGCCCCGACGGCACCGGTGCCGCTCGTGCCGCTCGGCAAGGACGACGAGCACGTGACGGCGCAGGCCCCCGTGTACGCCGACACGGAGCAGGTCGCCGCGGCGGCGGAGACGCCGGCGACGACCGCGCCGGACACCGGCGAGTACCCCGTCGCCCGGCCCGGGACGCCGCACCCGGACCAGACCGTGACCGGGCCGATCCGCGCACGCGACCGGACGCGCGACGAGATCGCGCAGCTGCGCGAGCAGAACAGGGCGATCGCGGCGGAGCTCAGCGCGCTGCGCTCCGACTACCGCTCGATGGCCAGCCGCACGCGGCTGCAGAGCGAGCACATCAGCGACCCCACGCGGTTCGAGATCGAGGGTCGCCTCGAGGGGCCCGACGGTCCGCTCGGCCGCGCCGGCCGGCTGCTCACGCCGCACGGCGAGATGCTGACCCCCGCATTCATCCCCGTCGGTACCAAGGCGACGGTGAAGACGGTGCTGCCTGAGGCGGTCTCGGAGCTGGGTGCGCAGGCGGTTCTGGCGAATGCGTACCACCTGTACCTGCAGCCCGGGCCGGAGATCGTGGAGCAGGCCGGCGGCCTGGGCGCGTTCATGAACTGGGACGGCCCCACGTTCACCGATTCCGGTGGCTTCCAGGTGATGTCGCTCGGCTCCGGCTTCAAGAAGGTCATCGACATGACCGGCGGCGGTGAGGAGTTGCAGGGCGACGACGCGATCGCCGAGGGCAAGGACCGGCTCTCGCGGGTCGATGACGACGGCGTGACCTTCCTCAGCCACCTCGACGGCACGGAGCACCGGTTCACGCCGGAGCGCTCGATGCAGATCCAGCATCAGCTGGGCGCCGACGTGATCTTCGCGTTCGACGAGCTGACCACGCTGCACAACACGCGCGCCTACCAGGTGGAGTCGCTGGAGCGGACCCGCCTGTGGGCCCGGCGCTGCCTGTCGGAGCACAACTGGCTCACCGCGCAGCGGCACGACGCGATCTCCCTCTGGGGTGTGGTGCAGGGCGCGCAGTACGAGGACCTGCGCCGCAAGGCGGCCCGCGACCTGCGGGCGCTCAGCGAGGAGGACCGGCTCGCCGGCGGCCTCGGCTTCGGCGGCTACGGCATCGGCGGCGCGCTGGAGAAGGCGAACCTGTCGACCATCGTGCGCTGGGTGAATCAGGAGCTCGAGGAGGACAAGCCGAAGCACCTGCTGGGCATCTCCGAGCCGGACGACATCTTCGCGGCGGTGGAGCAGGGCATCGACACCTTCGACTGCGTCTCGCCGTCGCGCGTGGCCCGCAACGGCGCGATCTACTCGCTCGACGGCCGGTACAACGTGACCAACTCGCGGTTCAAGACGGACTTCCGGCCGCTGGACCCGGAGACGGAGAACTACACCTCGCAGTACACCCGTGCGTACATCCATCACCTGTTCAAGGCGAAGGAGAGCCTGGCGGCCACGCTGTGCACCATCCATAACGAGCAGTTCATCGTCTCGCTGGTCGCGAAGATCCGGCAGTCGATGCTCGACGGGACGTACTGGGAGTTCAAGGAGGAGTTCCTGGGCCGCTACTACAAGGGCACCCAGCAGCACCTCGCCACGTCCGACTAGCGCGGCGGCCCGGGTCCGGCCGTAGGATTCGGACATGCCCCACGTCGTCGCGCTGCCCGTCTGCGACGGGATGACGATGCTCGAATACGGCACGGTCGTCGAAGCGCTGGGCTTCGCGTGGAACGACCTGCCGTCGCTCGGGTACGACGTGCGCGGCTGCGGCCCGGTCGACGGGGTGCGGACGCTCGGCGGCGCCGTCCTGCACCCGGCGTACGGCCTCGACGAGATCGCGGGCGCCGATACCGTCATCATGACTGCGGTCACGGACCCGCGGACCGACTCGAACCCGGAGTGGCACGAACCGCTGCGCGCGGCCGCGGCGAACGGCGCGCGGATCGTCTCCATCTGCACCGGCGCGTTCGCGCTCGCCGGGGCGGGCCTCCTCGACGGTCGGCGCGCCACCACGCACTGGCGGCACGCGGGCCTGCTGCAGTACCGCTTCCCCCGGGTGCACGTGACGCCCTCGGAGCTGTACATCCAGGACGGGCCGGTGCTCACCGGCGCGGGTTCGGCGGCGGGCCTGGACCTGTGCCTGCATCTGATCCGCAGCGACCACGGCGCGGGCGCCGCGAACGAGGTGGCGCGCCGCCTCGTGGTCGCGCCGCACCGCGACGGCGACCAGTCGCAGTTCGTCAACATCGACACGCTCCGGCCCGATATGGACAAACGCTTCGCCGACTTCCTCCAGGGGCTCGCGCACGGCATCGGCGGCGTCAAGGGGCTCGACGACATGGCGGCCCGCGCGGGCGTCTCGCGCCGGACCCTGCACCGCCGGTTCCGGCAGTACACCGGCGTCGCGCCACTGGAATGGCTGATGCGGCAACGGGTCTACCGCGCGATGCGCCTGCTGGAGACGACCAACGACTCCGTCACGGCGATCACCGGCCGCGCGGGCTTCGACGCGGAGGAGACGCTGCGATACCACTTCAAGCGGCAGACCGGGTTGGCCCCGACGGCCTATCGCGAGCGGTTCCGCGGTAGCGAGGTGGGCCGCAGCGCGGGCCGGCCCGTGGCCGGATCTTGAGGAATTCCGGCACCGCACACCTGGGCGGCGCCGCGCGGCGCGGATAGCGTTCAGGCCATGCGGATTCAGCAGATGAGGAAGGTCTTCGGCGGCACCCGGGCAGCGCCGACGACGAACGCGCGCCCGGGATGGATGCGGGAGTTCGCCTCCGGCATCGCGGCGGGCAACCTCGTCCGCCACGGTGCGGGCGTGCCCGGCTCGCACGGCTCGCGGATCTGCGAGCGGCCCCGTCTCGCGCCGGCGCGGCCCGCGTCAGAGCGGTAGCGTCCAGGGCTCGCGGGGCAGCCGCGCGGGGTCGAAGCCGTCCAGCATCTCCCGTGGCGTGCGCCCGCGCAGCCCCAGGCTCGCAGCGAGTTCGGGTAGTACCACCGCCGGCCCGCCGCGCTGCGCGAGGGTGACGGCACCGTCGCGCTTCGCGAGCCGGGCGCCGGTGGGCCCCAGCACCATCGGCACATGTGCGTACGACGGTGGCGGGTCGCCGACGAGCCGCCCCGCGACGGCCGAGCGCGGTGTGGCGGACAGCAGTGTGCTCAGGTACGCCTGGCGGGGCGCGGAGGAGAGCAGGTCGTCGCCGCGCACCACCTGGTCGACGCCCTGCGCGGCGTCGTCGACCACGACGGCCAGGTTGTAGGCGTACGTCCCGTCGCCGCGGCGCAACACGAAATCGTCCACCGCGCCGGTGTACTCGCCGTGCAGCAGATCCGTCACGGTGAACGACGAGACCGTCGACCGCAGGCGCACCGCCGCCGGCCGCTCCCGCCGCCGGACCTCCCGCTCGGCCTCCGTGAGGTCGCGGCAGGTGCCGGGGTACGCCCCCTCCGGGGCGTGCGGCGCCGACGGGGCCGCGAGGATCTCCCGCCGCGTGCAGTAGCACTCGTAGACGTCGAGCCGGTCCAGCGCCGCCGCGTAGCGGTCGGTGCGCTCGGACTGCCGCACCACGTCGCCGTCCCAGTCGAGGCCCAGTGCGGCGAGGTCGGCGAGCTGGCGGGCCTCGGCTCCGTCGGCCGTGCGGGCGGTATCGAGGTCCTCGATCCGGAGCAGGAAGTCCCGCCCCGTCGAGCGGGCGAAGAGCCACGCGAGGAGCGCGGTGCGCAGGTTCCCGACGTGCAGGTCGCCCGAGGGGCTCGGCGCGTACCGTCCAGCTGTCACCGTCCCAGCTTACGAGCGCACCCGCGCGAGGTTCCCCGCCCACCGCTCCAGGTGCGCGGTCAACTCGGCCGGTTCCACGACGGTGACCTCCGCGTCCAGGACGGCGATCGCCATCGCCGGCCAGTCCAGCGTGTCGGCCTCCATCCGCACGACGGTGCCGCCCGGCACCTCCTCGAGCCGCGCCCAGCGACCGATGAGCGAACGAACGTGCTCGATCGGGGCGGCCACGCGGAACTCGATCCGGTGCGTGGGCGTGCGCTGGCCGACGGACGCCCTGACGTAGGCGGCGGCGTCCTCGGCGGGGAGCTCGCGCGGCCGGAACCGGACGCCGGTGCGCGACGGTCCGCTGATCCGGTCCAGCCGGAAGCTGCGCCAGTCGTGGCGGTGGAGGTCGTAGGCGACGAGGTACCAGCGGCGCCCGAGCGGCACGAGGCGCATCGGTTCGGCGAGCCGGTCGGTGCGCGCACCGTCGGCGGCGGTGTACCCGAACTCGATCCGCTCCTCAGCCCGGCACGCCTCCGCGAGGCCGGTGAGCACGCGGGGGTCGACGGCGGGCCCGCCGGTGAGCGCGGCGGGCTGGGTCACGGCGCCCAGGGCCTCGACGCGCTTGCGCAGTCGGGGAGGCATGACGGCGGCGACCTTGCCGAGCGCGCGCACCGAGGTCTCGGCGATGCCCGCGATCCCGCCCTGCGCCGCGGTCTGCAGCCCGACGGCGATCGCCACCGCCTCCTCGTCGTCGAGGACCAGCGGCGGTAGGGCGGCGCCGGCGGCGAGCTGGTAGCCGCCGTCCACGCCGCGCGTCGCGGAGACGGGGTAGCCGAGGTCGCGCAGGCGCTCGATGTCGCGCCGCAGGGTGCGCACGGACACTTCGAGCCGGTCCGCCAGCTCGGAGCCCGGCCAGTAGCGGTGGGTCTGCAGGAGGGACAGCAGCCGCAGGGTTCGGGAGCTCGTGTTCGCCATGTTTTCCAGTGTGTTCTGCATTAAGGACAGAAACTGACACTAATCGCTCGTAGCCTTTGTGACATGACCGAGACACAGACCCTCTCCGCCGAGCGCAACGACATCCTCAGCCTCCTCGCCGAGCGCCGCCATTTCCTGCGTTTCACCGCGCAGGGTCTGACGGACGAGCAGGCCAACACCCGCAGCACCGTCAGTGAGCTGACGGTCGGCGGCCTCATCAAGCACGTCACCGAGGTGGAGAAGGGCTGGCAGGACTTCGCCCTCGGCAAGCCGCACGCCACGGCCGACATCGACTTCGACAACCCCACCCCGGAACAGATCGCCGCGTTCCAGGACACCTTCCGGCTCACGGACGGCGAGACTCTCGAGGGTGTGCTCGCCGAGCACGAGAAGGTCGCCGCCGCGACCGACGAGTTGGTCCGGACTCTGGATCTCGACGTCGCGTACGAGCTGCCGGAGGCGCCCTGGCAGCCGCCGGGGGTGTTCTGGACCGTCCGCCGCGTATTCCTGCACATCGCCGGAGAGACGGCGCACCACTCCGGCCACGCCGACATCATCCGGGAGAGCATCGACGGCCAGAAGAGCATGGGCTGAGGGTGCGCCCGGGCGGGGCCCCGCGGGTGCGGGGTCCCGCTTACGGCCCCGTCGTCGGTGCTCGGACCTAGGATCGAGGCGTGGACCTCCCCGTGAACCCGCCGCTCGATCCGATGCTCGCCAAGGCCGCGAAGGCGGTGCCCGGCGAGGGCTACTCCCACGAACCGAAGTGGGATGGCTTCCGCGCCCTGATCTTCCGCGACGGTGACGAGGTGTTCATCGGTTCCCGCAGCGGCAAGGATCTCGGCCGCTACTTCCCCGAGGTGGTCGCCGCGGCGCGCGACGAGCTCCCCGAGCGCTGCGTGCTCGACGGGGAGATCGCCGTCGCCGTGCACCGGGAGGGCCGCAAACGCCTCGACTGGGAGTCGCTGTCGGCCCGGATCCACCCCGCGGAGTCACGCATCGCCAAGCTCGCGGAGGAGACCCCGGCGATCTTCATCGGCTTCGACGCCATCGCGATGGCGGACGTCGACCTCACGGGCAGGCCCTTCAGTGCCCGCCGCCAGGTGCTCGTCTCGGCGTACGCCGGCACCGGGACCTGCAAGATCAGCCGGGTCACCACCGACGCGGACGCGGCCGGGGACTGGTTCGAGCGGTTCGAGGGGGCGGGCCTCGACGGGGTGATCTCCAAGCGGGTCGACGGCCACTACCTGCCGGGCAAGCGCGAGATGATCAAGGTCAAGCACGCCCGCACCGCCGAGGCGGTGGTCATCGGCTACCGCCCGCACAAGTCACAGCCCAATGCCGTCGGCTCGGTGCTGCTGGGGCTGTACCAGGACGGGCAGCTCCTGCCGATCGGCGGCATCGGCGCCTTCACCGCCGCCAAGCGCGAGGAGTACTTGCAGCTCCTCGAGCCCATGCGCACCGCCGACTCCGTACAGGGTGAGCCGAACCGCTGGGCCACCCCGGAGAAGACGGGGGAGTGGGTGCCCGTGCGCCCCGAGCTGGTCGTCGAGTTCGACTACGACCAGATGGAGGGCATGCGCCTGCGGCACACCGCCAAGTTCAAGCGCTGGCGCCCCGACCGCGACCCGTCGAGTTGTGGCTACGAGCAGCTCGAGGTCCCCGTCACCTACGACCTCGACGACGTCCTGCAGGAGGGTGAGTGATGGCCAAGGCCCCGGCAGCCGAGGTGATCGTCCCCGGGCCCGACGGTGACCGTCCCGTCCGGGTCTCGAGCCCGGACCGGATCATCTACCCCGCCACCGACCTCACGCCCGAGGTCTCCAAACTCCAGGTGGCGCAGTACTTCGCCGCCGTCGGCGAGCCGCTGCTCGCGGCCATCGGCGATCGCCCCACCGCGCTCGAGCGGTGGCCCGGCGGGGTCCACCCCGGCGGCCGGCTCGCCCAGGGCCCGCAGGACAAGGACGCCGACGGCTTCTACCAGAAGCGGATGATGAAGGGCGCGCCCGAGTACGCGCAGACGGTGCGCATCGCCTTCCCGTCCGGCCGCCCCGCGGACGAGCTGTGCCCCACCGAGATCGCGATCGGAGTGTGGTGCGCGCAGATGGGCACCATCACCTTCCATCCCTGGCCGGTGCGCAGCGCCGATGTGGACCATCCCGACGAGCTGCGGATCGACCTCGATCCGCAGCCGGGCACCGACTTCCGCGACGCCGTGCGCGTCGCCGGGATCGCCCGCGAGCTCGCCGACGACCTCGGCCTGCGGGCGTACTGCAAGACCTCCGGCAACCGGGGCGTGCACGTCTTCATCCGCATCGCGCCGCGGTGGGACTTCGTCGACGTGCGGCACGCCGCGATCGCCTTCGGCCGCGAGCTGGAGAAGCGCGATGAGGGCGTCACCACCGCGTGGTGGAAGGAGGAGCGGGGGACAAGGATCTTCGTGGACTACAACCAGAACAGCCGCGACCGCACCATCGCCTCCGCCTGGTCGCTGCGGGCGGTCCAGGGCGCCACCGTCTCCACCCCGCTCACCTGGGACGCGTTGGCCGAGTTGAAGGACCCGCACGAGCTCAACCTGTTCACCGTGCCCGACCGCCTCGCCGACGGGAATCCGTGGGCCGACATGGACGAGGTCGCCCACGACCTCACGCCGCTGCTGGACCTGTGGGAGCAGCACCCCGTCGAGCTGAACTACCCGCCCGACTACCCCAAGATGCCCGGTGAGCCCCCGCGCGTGCAGCCCAGCAAGAAGGTCGCCGAGCACTGGGACGCCGAGGGCAACCGCATCGCGGACTAGGTGCCATCGCCCCCCGCCGCGCGTGGCGGTGACAGTGGCTTCGGCGCGTACAAGATCTTGACAAGACCTCGTGTCAACATCATGATGACACCATGAAAGTTATCGACGATTCTCGGGTGCTCCGGCGAGCCGGTGGCGATGCCGAATCCGTCCTCGGGCCGGAATCCTTGACCTGGACGCGGTTCGGAGACTGGAGGACGTCCCTGCTGATCGGCTGGGCGGGCACTCTGCAAGTGATGCACCCCGTCATCAGTGCGGCGCTCGTCGAGCACTCGTACTTCCTGGATACCCCCATGAAGCGGCTGCTCCGGTCCGCGGTCCCGATCACCCGGGCCGTCTACGAGGGGCCGGCGGTCGGCAGGTGGATCCGCGACGAACACGCGAACATCCGTGGTCGGTACTCGGCCCACGGCGACGCGACGGCGGACGGAACGGAGTACCACGCGCTGAATCCGGAACCGTTCTTCTGGGCGCACGCCACGTTCTTCATGATGCAGGTCGCCGCGGCCGGCGTGTTCGCGGAACCGCTCACAGCCGACCAGAAGGAGCAGCTGTATCAGGAGTCCAAGACGTGGTACGCGCAGTACGGGATGTCGACGCGGATAGCGCCGGAGACCTTCGATGACTTCATGCGCTACTGGGATCGCACGATCGAGACGGTGCTGACGAGGACCGAGCTGGTCGATCGCGCGGCCGGCTTCTACGCCGGCGAGCCGGGACCGAAACCCGTGGGCGCCGTTCCCGGATGGCTCTGGCGGCTCATCGCACCACCCGTCACGCGCCTGCAGGTGTGGGTCTGCCGCGCGCTGCTTCCGGAGCCGGCGCGCGAAGCGCTGGGGTGGACGTGGACCGCGGCGGACCAGCGGCGGTTCGATCGGTTCGCCCGCGTCGTGCGGTTGGTGTTCGCCGTGCTGCCGCCGGGCCTGCGACTGTCCTGGATCGCCCGGCGCGGATATCGGCGCGCGCGATGCGCGGACGGCGGACACGGTGCGATGGGAGGCGGTCGATGACTCCCTCCAAGTTGTCCCGCGAGTGGCGTGGAGTCGGGCCCGACGAGCGCATCGCGCACCGACGCCAGACGCTCATCGACGCCGGTCTCACGGACATCACGGACCGCGGCGCCGCTGCCGTGTCCATCAGCGGCGTGTGTGCGACGGCGGGATTGACCCAGCGGTACTTCTACGAGAGCTTCCGCAACAAGGACGAGTTCCTCCTGGCGGTCCTCGACACCGTTGTACTGCGTGCCCGCACCGTGATTCTCGAAGCGCTCGAGTCCGCCCCCACCGACGCTGCTCCCGCAGTCGTGCAGCACCTCGTGACCGCGTTCACCGAGTACCTCGACGAGGATCGTCGGCGCCCGAAGCTCATGTTCCTGCAGACCCGCAGTCATCCCGCACTGGCGTTGCGCGGAAACGAACTCGCGCGGGAGTTCATCGAGCCGATATCCCTGGCCTTGAAATCGCCTCTTTTCCATCGACCCGCCAGTGTCGACGTCCCGACGACGGAGATCCAGGTGACCGCCCTGGCGATCTTCGGTGCGATGTCGCAGCTCTACGCCGCGTGGACCGTGGGGTTCTTGGACGTCGATTCGTCGGACCTCGTCGCGCACGTGACGTCGGTCGTCGTCCGGTGCCTGGAGTATCCCGGGGTCGCCACTCACATCGAGGAGCCGTCGTGAACGCTCACCGTTCGTCCGCCCCATCCGTGACCAGTGCGGGGGTGCTCTCGCCCGACACCCTGCTCTGGCAGTACGGATGCGACAGCAGGATGCAGTTGCTCCGCGGCTACACGGGGATCCTGCAGAACATGCTTCCCGCGATCGGAACCGCGCTGGTGGACCACTCGGCGTTCTTCCGGGACCCGTTCGGCCGCCTCGCGCGGTCCACGCCGCAGGTCATCGGGTCGATCTACGCCGACGACGATCGGCTCGCTCATCGCATTCGCGACTATCACCATCACATCAGCGGAATCGATCAGCACGGCCGGCGGTACCACGCTTTGAACCCCGACGTCTTCTGGTGGGCGCACGCCACCTTCGTCGAACGCATCATCCGGACCCAGGACCTGTTCGGAACCCCGTTCACGAATCAGCAGAAGGACCAGATCGTGCAAGAAGGGGCGATCTGGTGGGCGTCGTACGGCCTGAGTGATCGACCGGTCATCCGCGACTACCCGTCGTTCCGGAACTACTGGAACACGATGCTCGACAACGAGCTCGGGCACAACCGGACCACCACGTTCGCCACCAGGACGGTGCGGCAGACCAGAATTCCGGCACCCGGTCCTGTTCCGGAGTTGCTGTGGCGAATCGTCCAGAGCCCCGCGATCGATGCCATGCTCTGGATCACGACGGGCGCGCTCGATCCTCGGTGTCGAGAGATCCTCGACCTGAGCTGGACTGAACGGGATGCGCGGCGCTTCGAGCGGTTCCAGGAGGTCGTCCGCAACGTGCACCCGCTGTTGCCGGTGCGTCTGCGCTACATGGAACCGGGGCGCACCCCGCTGCTCGCGTCGCGCGGCGAAGGGCACCAGAACGTCCCGCGAGGAGGGGCTGATCCCCGCTGACGCCCGCGATCCACGCACGGTTCACGGAGGTCTGGTAAGCACAGGGGCATGCGCTCGAACCGCCGCCTCGCCGTTGCCCTGGTCGCCGTCCTCGCGGGCGGGTCGCTCGCCGCCTGCTCCTCGGGCGGGGGCGAGGACGCCGCGAAGCTCGACCTCAAGACGGGCACGAATTCGCCGCTGACGATCACCGCGGCGCAGCTCGCGGGGCTCGCGCAGGGCGGCGCCGTGGTCGACGTCAAGCCCACCGCGGACGGCACCGTCGAGGCGGCGAAGGGCGGGGCCCTCGTCTTCAAGCCCAAGGCGGGGTTCACCGGTTCGACCCAGCTCAAGGCCGTCGTCTCGCCCGCGGTCTCGCTGTACGCGTCGAACATCCCGCCGCTGGCCACCGTCGGCGGCGTCTCGGTGGACGGGAGTGGCTACGGCTCGGCATGGACGCCGGTCCCCGGCGCGCCCGGCGAGTTCTACGGCCTCACCGACCGCGGCCCCAACGTCGACGGCCCGAACAAGGACGAGAAGGTCGCGGTGACGCCCGACTTCACACCGCAGATCGGTCGGTTCAAGCTCGAGGACGGCGCCGCGGTGCTGCAGAGTGTCATCGTCCTCAAGGGGCGCGACGGCCGCCCGTTCAACGGCCGGAACGACACCGCCGCGCCGACGGGGGAGAAGATGCTCGACCTCGATGGCGCCGAGATCCCGCCCACCGACCACGGCATCGACTCCGAGGGGCTCGTGGCCCTGCCCGACGGCTCGTTCTGGGTCTCGGACGAGTACGGCCCGTTCCTGATCCACTTCGACGCCAACGGCCAGGAGCTCGAGCGTCTCCTCCCGGGCAGGGGGCTGCCCGAGATCCTCAAGAGCCGCACGCCCAACCAGGGCATGGAGGGCCTGACCGTGACGCCCGACGGTAAGCGACTGGTGGGAATCATGCAGTCCGC from Tsukamurella paurometabola includes the following:
- a CDS encoding oxygenase MpaB family protein, with the protein product MNAHRSSAPSVTSAGVLSPDTLLWQYGCDSRMQLLRGYTGILQNMLPAIGTALVDHSAFFRDPFGRLARSTPQVIGSIYADDDRLAHRIRDYHHHISGIDQHGRRYHALNPDVFWWAHATFVERIIRTQDLFGTPFTNQQKDQIVQEGAIWWASYGLSDRPVIRDYPSFRNYWNTMLDNELGHNRTTTFATRTVRQTRIPAPGPVPELLWRIVQSPAIDAMLWITTGALDPRCREILDLSWTERDARRFERFQEVVRNVHPLLPVRLRYMEPGRTPLLASRGEGHQNVPRGGADPR
- a CDS encoding esterase-like activity of phytase family protein; its protein translation is MRSNRRLAVALVAVLAGGSLAACSSGGGEDAAKLDLKTGTNSPLTITAAQLAGLAQGGAVVDVKPTADGTVEAAKGGALVFKPKAGFTGSTQLKAVVSPAVSLYASNIPPLATVGGVSVDGSGYGSAWTPVPGAPGEFYGLTDRGPNVDGPNKDEKVAVTPDFTPQIGRFKLEDGAAVLQSVIVLKGRDGRPFNGRNDTAAPTGEKMLDLDGAEIPPTDHGIDSEGLVALPDGSFWVSDEYGPFLIHFDANGQELERLLPGRGLPEILKSRTPNQGMEGLTVTPDGKRLVGIMQSALNVPGLSGNAKEVPVTRIVAIDLATKAVQQYAYLLDNPKDTKKAVSEITAISDTEFLVDERDGKTAPKANKTIYRISLDGATPLGEQNPETIAGVTTTAEAETALKGAGITPVRKTVALDLSGLVDKLNPAGKFFGHDKVEGLATTDGGKTLFIANDSDFGLEGIAGPKTPFQLKAKTLANGLQDSLEVLKVDTTKLGEPTSERTITVTVG